A window of the Vigna angularis cultivar LongXiaoDou No.4 chromosome 3, ASM1680809v1, whole genome shotgun sequence genome harbors these coding sequences:
- the LOC108325579 gene encoding endonuclease 2 — MKCYKIQLLVTLSFILLLPNTKGWGEDGHAIVCRIAQSRLSDSAADAVKNLLPKYAQNDLASVCSWADRVRFYLHWSSALHFADTPDKLCNFQYDRDCKDQDGEKGRCVVGAIKNYTDQLLDYGKDTQYNLTQALLFLSHFMGDVHQPLHVGFTSDKGGNLINIHWYRRKQNLHHVWDVNIIETAEERFYDSDINSFTKAIQQNITKTWSDQVRGWETCNSKETTCPDIYASEGIQAACKWAYKDAPEGSVLEDDYFLSRLPEVSLRLAQGGVRLAATLNRIFG; from the exons ATGAAGTGCTACAAAATCCAGTTATTGGTCACGCTTTCATTCATTCTTTTGCTTCCAAACACCAAAGGATGGGGAGAAGATGGCCACGCCATAGTTTGTAGGATTGCTCAG TCTCGCCTCAGCGATTCAGCAGCAGATGCTGTGAAAAATCTGCTGCCAAAATATGCACAAAACGACTTGGCGAGCGTGTGTTCATGGGCTGATCGTGTCAGGTTTTATTTGCACTGGTCTTCTGCATTGCACTTTGCTGATACCCCAGACAAGCTTTGCAATTTTCAGTATGACA GGGATTGCAAGGATCAGGATGGTGAGAAGGGAAGATGTGTTGTGGGAGCGATTAAGAATTACACAGACCAGCTCCTGGACTATGGCAAAGACACTCAAT ATAACCTCACACAAGctcttcttttcctctctcaTTTTATGGGAGATGTACATCAG CCTCTACATGTGGGATTTACCTCTGACAAAGGAGGCAATTTAATTAACATTCACTGGTACAGAAGGAAGCAAAATCTTCACCAT GTTTGGGATGTCAACATAATTGAAACAGCCGAAGAAAGATTCTATGACTCAGACATAAATAGCTTCACCAAAGCCATTCAACAGAATATAACG AAAACATGGTCTGATCAAGTACGCGGATGGGAAACCTGCAATTCTAAGGAAACTACTTGCCCAGATAT ATATGCTTCTGAAGGCATTCAAGCTGCCTGCAAATGGGCATATAAAGATGCTCCTGAAGGTTCAGTGCTAGAAG ACGATTACTTTCTATCACGTTTGCCAGAGGTCAGTTTGCGATTAGCTCAAGGAGGAGTTCGATTGGCTGCAACTCTCAATCGTATTTTTGGCTGA